DNA from Micromonospora nigra:
GCCGTCGGTGGACCTGACCGAACCCACCACCGACCGGGAGTCCCTGGCCGCCGCGCTGACGGCCGCGCTGGCCGATGCCCGGTCCGCCGAGATCGAGCGGGGAACCACCCTGGTCGGCCCGCACCGCGACGAACTCACCCTCACGCTCGGTCCGCTGCCCGCCAAGGGGTACGCCAGCCACGGCGAGTCCTGGTCCTTCGCGCTGGCGCTGCGGCTGGCCGGGTACGACCTGCTGCGCGCCGACGGCATCGAGCCGGTGCTGGTGCTCGACGACGTCTTCGCCGAGTTGGACACCGGTCGCCGGGAACGGCTGGCCGAACTGGTCGGCGGGGCCGCTCAGCTGCTGGTGACCTGCGCGGTCGACGACGACGTCCCGGTCGCGCTGCGCGGTACCCGGTACGTCGTCACGGAAGGAACGGTGCACCGTGTCGACTGACCCCGGATCTCCGCCCCGCCGACGTCCGCCCGAACCGGGCCGCACCGCACCGGCCGGGGCGGACAGTGCGCGTACCGCCTCGGGCGGCGAGTCGGGGACGGACCGGGCGGCGGCACGGACCGCGCCCGGCGCGGACGCCGGCCCGGTCGCAGACGGTGCGCCCGGCGCGTCGGGGCCCGAGCTGGCCCGGGCGGTGCTGGACGCGGCGAAGGCCCGCCGAGGTGCGGCGGCGCGGACCCGGCGCACGGGCGGGGCCGGCGGCACCGGCGGCGAGCGGCGGCTGCGGGGGTACTCCGGGCCGGGGCCCGATCCCCGTGATCCGCAGCCGCTCGGGGCGGTGCTCGACCGGCTGGTGAAGGCCCGAGGCTGGCAGCAGCCCGCGGCCGAGGCGACCGTGTTCGGCGCGTGGGAGCGGGTGGTCGGTCCCGACGTCGCCCAACACAGCCGGCCCGTCAAGCTGGAGGACGGCGAGCTGACGGTCGAGGCCCGGTCGACGGCCTGGGCCACCCAGCTGCGGCTGCTGGCCGCCTCGCTGCTCAGGCAGATCGCCAGCGAGGTGGGTCACAACGTGGTTCGCAAGCTGCACATTCACGGCCCGGCCGCACCCTCCTGGTCGCGCGGTCCGCGTCGGGTGCGGGGCCGGGGCCCGCGCGACACCTACGGCTGACCCCGGACCGTCGGCCCCGAGGCCGACTGCCGCGGCCCGGCCCGGCCCGGCCCGGTGCGGTGCGGTGCGGGCGGGATGGTACGGCCCGGCTCAGTGCGGAGCGGCTCAGTGCGAGCGGCTCAGTGCGGCCCGGCGCGGTCAGGCGTCGGCGTAGACGGCGAACCCACGGTCGGCGCAGCGCCGGTAGAACGCGGCCAGCACGCTCAGTTCGGCGCAGGTGAAGTTCCACTGGGGCGGTGCGCCGCTGTCGTCGCGCAGCCCGTCGAGCCGGCTCTCCAGCCAGCGCAACTGCTGCTCGGCGAGCCGACCGTCGGCGAGCAGCGACCGCAGCACCTCGCCGACGGACTCGAATGTGACCGCCTCGCCGTGCGGGCGGTGGGCCGCCACGAACCGTTCGATGCCGCCCGCGACCCAGGAGCAGCCGTCCGGGTCGATGACCGGGTCCTCGTCCTCCGCGGCGGCGTCGGTGGCGTAGAGCACCCCCTCCAGGCCGAGCAGCAGGTCCACCACCTCGGTGTACGCGGTCGCCCGGACGGTGCCCGTCTTGGCGATCAGCTCGGCCAGCGCGGCCGTGGGCGCGGAGATCCGCGGCATGTCGGCGATCTCGCCGAAGTCGACGAACTCGGCCGGCGCGACCGGGTCGTAGAAGCGGCCGGTCCGCGGCCAGTGCACCGCGACGTTGTCCAGCCCCATCTGGCGTCACCTCTCAGCACGAGTCGGGTCGATCTGGTCGATCGTCCGGTTCCGGCCGCCAAAGATCAAGGCCGCCGCCGCCAACCTACGGCACGACCGCTTGCAGCCCGATCCTGACAGGCGGTCGTCGGCCGGTCGCACCCCCCGGTGGGGGCCTGGCGTGTAGGGGGAGTTGCGGGCAGCGGGGTTCGGCCGGCTACGAACGTCTCAGACGCCACGAAGGGGGTGCCGAGTGGTGGTTCTGTCGCCCGCTCACAGTAAGATTGGCGTGAGACGAAGACCCGGTGCGAGCGACGAGACACGGGGCCCGGTCCGGGCCCTTGATCATCGTCCGACTCGGGTCGAGCCGATCGCGATCCGCGGGCAACCGCGGCGACCGGCGCGTTCGACCCGTACCCCGGAACTGCCCGGTACCGGTCCACGCGCCGACGTCGCGTCCTGTCCGCCGAACCCGCGCCCGACCGCGCCACCAGGTGCACACGGCGCGAGAAAGTGGCCGAGGGTGGCAGCGCAGGACAATCAGGAGTACGGCGCCGAGTCGATCACCGTCC
Protein-coding regions in this window:
- a CDS encoding DUF721 domain-containing protein, translated to MSTDPGSPPRRRPPEPGRTAPAGADSARTASGGESGTDRAAARTAPGADAGPVADGAPGASGPELARAVLDAAKARRGAAARTRRTGGAGGTGGERRLRGYSGPGPDPRDPQPLGAVLDRLVKARGWQQPAAEATVFGAWERVVGPDVAQHSRPVKLEDGELTVEARSTAWATQLRLLAASLLRQIASEVGHNVVRKLHIHGPAAPSWSRGPRRVRGRGPRDTYG